Proteins encoded together in one Nostoc sp. PCC 7524 window:
- a CDS encoding pilus assembly FimT family protein encodes MYAIALGKISHRIFVNFFILKANNNSKFEQKNDGFSLIEVVAVVLMIGVLAAIAAPNWIALVNRQRASKTNDVVLAAIQEAQQEAKRNKLSYSVSFRNNNNIPQVVVHPKGLTPTDDNWKVRSQNFDIASGQIVIGTNLTSNNQTTSTTSVTYGSTTAQTITFDYTGALDVSVKTKTDGLTSVQQNKLGYDSTTKQYKGLIVSVAVAKPGNPTQATNIKRCVVIKTLLGSIKIAKDSDCG; translated from the coding sequence ATGTATGCTATTGCGCTAGGTAAAATATCACATAGAATTTTTGTGAATTTTTTTATTTTGAAAGCGAATAATAATTCTAAATTTGAACAAAAAAATGATGGTTTTAGCCTAATTGAAGTTGTGGCAGTAGTATTAATGATTGGTGTTTTAGCAGCGATCGCAGCACCTAATTGGATAGCCTTAGTGAATAGACAAAGAGCCAGTAAAACTAACGATGTTGTTCTAGCTGCTATCCAAGAAGCTCAACAAGAAGCTAAACGCAACAAACTCAGTTACAGTGTGAGTTTTAGAAACAACAATAATATTCCACAAGTTGTTGTACATCCTAAAGGTTTAACACCCACTGACGACAACTGGAAGGTGAGAAGTCAAAATTTCGACATTGCATCAGGACAAATTGTAATTGGTACAAATCTCACAAGTAATAATCAGACTACTAGCACTACATCTGTTACTTATGGTTCAACAACCGCGCAAACAATAACCTTTGACTACACAGGTGCTTTAGATGTGTCAGTCAAAACAAAAACTGACGGATTAACATCGGTGCAACAAAACAAACTAGGTTATGATAGTACCACCAAACAGTATAAAGGCTTAATTGTCTCTGTTGCTGTGGCTAAACCTGGGAATCCAACTCAAGCAACTAACATCAAAAGATGCGTAGTTATCAAAACTCTCTTAGGTTCAATAAAAATTGCGAAAGATAGTGATTGCGGTTAA
- the htpG gene encoding molecular chaperone HtpG, protein MLEQGTITIHTENIFPIIKKSLYSDHQIFLRELVSNAVDAIQKMKMVSRAGEYAGEVEEPEIQIAIDKDNKTLSISDNGIGMTAEEVKKYINQVAFSSAEEFIHKYQGKADQPIIGHFGLGFYSSFMVAQKVEIDTLSYKEGAQAVHWSCDGSPEFTLDESTRTTRGTTITLTLLPDEEEYLEPARIKNLVKTYCDFMPVVIKLDGEVLNQQKAPWRESPSNLTKEDYLEFYRYLYPFQEEPLLWVHLNTDYPFIINGILYFPKMRPDVDVTKGQIKLFCNQVFVSDNCDEIIPQFLMPMRGVIDSTDIPLNVSRSALQGDRTVRKIGDYIAKKVGDRLKELYREDREQYITAWKDLGTFVKFGVLNDEKFKKQVEDIIIFRSTVQNPGNRESGVGSSETPSVQVQSSEDDVWQDVTSSPDSSASTSHFPYTTLKEYLERNKERHENRVLYSTDEASQATYIELHKNQGLEVLFMDSFIDTHFINFLEREYQDVKFTRVDSDLDNTLLDQDKAGEIVDPTTNKTKSEVVKELFEKALNKPKVNIRTEALKSDDPQGTPPAMVLLPEILRRLREMNAMMQQQNAEFPEDHILLVNTAHPLIQNLTSLNQGTIIQGDGQSTTNPLVNLICQHVYDLALMSQKGFDAEGMKSFVERSNEVLTKLTEQASK, encoded by the coding sequence ATGCTAGAACAAGGCACTATCACTATTCATACTGAGAATATTTTCCCAATCATCAAGAAATCTCTGTACTCAGATCATCAAATTTTCTTGCGGGAACTTGTATCTAACGCTGTAGACGCAATTCAAAAGATGAAGATGGTATCCCGTGCTGGCGAATATGCGGGAGAAGTCGAGGAACCAGAAATTCAAATTGCCATCGATAAAGACAACAAAACCCTGTCTATTAGCGATAACGGCATTGGCATGACTGCTGAAGAAGTAAAGAAATACATCAATCAGGTAGCTTTCTCCAGTGCCGAAGAATTTATTCACAAATATCAAGGCAAAGCAGACCAACCAATTATCGGTCATTTTGGTTTAGGTTTCTACTCCTCCTTCATGGTGGCGCAGAAGGTAGAAATTGATACCCTTTCCTACAAAGAAGGGGCGCAAGCGGTTCACTGGAGTTGTGATGGTTCACCAGAATTTACTCTGGATGAGTCAACCCGCACAACTCGCGGTACTACAATAACTCTGACTCTCTTACCCGATGAGGAAGAATATTTAGAGCCAGCGCGGATTAAAAATCTTGTCAAAACTTACTGCGACTTCATGCCAGTTGTCATCAAACTAGATGGTGAAGTATTAAACCAGCAAAAAGCACCTTGGCGCGAGTCTCCCAGTAACCTGACAAAAGAAGATTACCTAGAGTTTTACCGTTATTTGTATCCTTTCCAAGAAGAACCTTTACTTTGGGTGCATTTAAATACCGACTATCCCTTTATTATCAATGGGATTCTCTACTTTCCCAAAATGCGCCCCGATGTAGATGTAACGAAAGGGCAAATCAAATTATTCTGCAACCAAGTTTTTGTTAGCGATAACTGCGATGAAATTATTCCTCAATTTCTGATGCCGATGCGGGGGGTAATTGATAGTACGGATATTCCCCTCAATGTATCCCGTAGTGCCTTACAAGGCGATCGCACCGTCCGCAAAATCGGCGATTATATAGCTAAGAAAGTTGGCGATAGACTCAAAGAATTATACCGCGAAGACCGGGAACAATACATTACTGCTTGGAAAGACCTAGGCACTTTTGTTAAGTTCGGTGTTCTCAACGACGAAAAATTTAAAAAACAAGTCGAAGACATCATCATTTTCCGCAGCACTGTCCAGAATCCAGGGAATAGGGAATCGGGTGTAGGGAGTAGCGAAACTCCTTCAGTACAAGTGCAATCTAGTGAAGATGATGTCTGGCAAGATGTCACGTCTTCCCCCGACTCCTCAGCCTCCACTTCTCATTTCCCATACACAACGCTCAAAGAATACTTAGAACGCAACAAAGAACGCCACGAAAACCGCGTCTTATACAGCACCGATGAAGCTAGCCAAGCCACTTATATAGAACTGCACAAAAACCAAGGCTTGGAAGTTCTATTTATGGACTCCTTTATCGACACCCACTTTATTAACTTCCTGGAACGCGAATATCAGGATGTCAAATTCACACGGGTAGACTCTGACTTAGATAATACCCTGCTCGATCAAGACAAAGCCGGAGAAATTGTTGACCCCACAACCAATAAAACTAAAAGTGAGGTTGTGAAAGAGTTATTTGAGAAAGCCCTCAACAAACCCAAAGTCAACATCCGCACCGAGGCGTTAAAATCAGATGATCCCCAAGGTACACCACCTGCAATGGTTCTGTTACCAGAAATCTTGCGCCGCCTGCGGGAAATGAACGCCATGATGCAGCAGCAAAATGCAGAGTTTCCCGAAGATCACATCTTACTGGTAAACACTGCCCATCCCCTCATCCAAAACCTCACCAGTCTCAATCAAGGTACCATCATTCAAGGTGATGGACAGTCAACGACAAATCCCTTGGTGAACTTAATTTGTCAACACGTCTATGATTTGGCACTGATGTCTCAAAAAGGATTTGACGCTGAAGGGATGAAGTCCTTTGTTGAGCGTTCCAATGAAGTGCTGACTAAACTCACAGAACAAGCCAGCAAATAA
- the hpsA gene encoding hormogonium polysaccharide biosynthesis protein HpsA: MSPKHQLFKARRQLFKKIKLLSKQSFSAIKKPIIWLLRNLFVTKKRRSSANAGFVLPTVVMVALVVVLLTTAILFRSFERSKNASNVRVNETVLRAAAPALDRAKAKLDKLFQDPRLPRSTPSDFSLTQVINDNINEFTLGDETQLKLVKEFNSTSGIQDEETLYSAWKYPIDTDNDGKFDSFTLYGIYFRTPSTTRARSQLEARAQPMDEGLSGGRCSSNVATSADLVGSQGWYKVGGKLKRSIFVYTTNVPITDITGLDNTQYETFTGNKGFVSLEYQQDRERIPLTNNAVIYENDLEISPGGGIRINGRVFTNGNLLTRNTVNFYQVSSPYSCYYTEENSKILVAGNVVNTRISETTNTSNSTSVVVDFYKDARPYSPTTATTGSDPNTAANINNTNKTVPSSVYGNQAGFNDAAHTQRINRLVEAANSIATTSLPTEVQDGITSAQQADPTLSSSDAKTQQLTIYFKKRTRRVPYTEVGVGVNALVRIGTGAYDYTSTSALSPLEGSGDSLRPIDRWVFPFDPSNGTTETGGYAGIGVYEQSTANKINLPATDPAVLRSLTTRQEQRIGDRILVGNNLPQYWYDSSSSKFVSSEKGQNISTKQWDNNTTTRQRFTQANLLDDLGVTERDGFWEKAAAQKPTGPLDVVGGLRVVTGAGIYLPDNRTPASTEAEFDADLLVTDKVWPDSMPMGVTSTSNGLPKAETPYLKMRATAVYHYQDSSYDPKNPSSYQAPIACVATYYDPTNSTTAKNKEGLPDFPQFPASGRDLTGLSNIPTGSGGNSHNGVVYSASSLATTDYTAVLDYQAELKYPNGRWVNKPLKDALANTGNLSLSQKSAIDSAMCALKILDGTIGSPVDTNIPHGAIIETSLLDARQIKAIDKPYSSSATKYDLDIELRQPLEIRTTTLNLDLLRRKSKTGGEFLFPNSGIIYATRDDALPDASSVSNPNSATSADIDLSSKDFKLDPTRRPNGIMLINGSNLSRASTYKAEEKGLILATNLPVYMRGNFNQHTQQEFLENLTSNWSNFYTRGSTTASGLNPNFACRNGQFSTCTTGESWRPATVLADSITVLSGNFQLGWRNDGDYDLNDNYGNYPVGFDFNGDGNIDPGTAVTLDETAIQFDVNLNQTSDTGVTQLNETVLKADINGDGDMADTAVSINESNITATVAARLSGFWDNNFVTSRNFTDSTYASTSSTPGSLSSSSYSSYFNNFVTPVQRRVTFSEYVMEICPKRTITACEPDDWVVGYDGDKTIKANQLVGIASFDKTKLWAGTTQRPATDSSDPLIQLYPRRVAFLRYSSANLPVANVVRKDGTALTNVPSSPIDNKLVLDNDKTPVPLGIVSGSVKYLPFTNTLTINSVDYTKFDSSTNKPDTPGNTLWFRTDKTGVSGVSNYAANYPLFILNRTSLTGSRATAQPLLVPVLQIQFPFKTPEDTATLTENQNGDRVISNGDWFQRATATETNVVFAQGDTPSRPPTPGATSGTFSDTGELGGGLENFIRFLENWSGRDLTARGSFIQFKRSSYATAPWQNLIANFNTDNLGYSTSGTIFGYPQGYRVNSNNVSGQNRGRSPFYITPNRAWGYDVALLTQLPDLFSQRFTAPATNAPNEFYREVPRDDNWVKTLLCAAQVSTTGGYDNAASQYNVAAVPANTTTGTPAIPAINYKYAISSDQRPSCP, encoded by the coding sequence ATGTCGCCCAAACACCAGCTATTCAAAGCAAGAAGACAACTGTTTAAAAAGATAAAACTGCTGAGTAAGCAGTCTTTTTCTGCAATTAAAAAGCCTATTATTTGGCTGCTGCGGAATTTGTTTGTAACTAAAAAACGGCGAAGTTCTGCAAATGCTGGTTTCGTTTTGCCGACAGTAGTAATGGTTGCTCTAGTAGTAGTTTTACTGACTACAGCTATTTTATTTCGCTCTTTTGAGCGTTCTAAAAATGCTAGTAATGTCAGAGTAAATGAGACTGTGCTTAGAGCAGCAGCACCAGCCCTTGATCGTGCAAAAGCAAAATTAGACAAGCTATTTCAAGACCCTAGATTACCACGTTCAACACCTTCAGATTTTTCGTTGACTCAGGTTATTAATGACAATATTAACGAATTTACCCTTGGTGATGAGACTCAGTTGAAATTGGTTAAGGAATTCAATAGTACAAGTGGTATTCAAGACGAAGAAACTCTCTACTCAGCTTGGAAATATCCTATTGATACTGATAATGATGGTAAGTTTGATAGTTTTACTTTATATGGAATTTATTTTAGGACTCCTAGCACAACCAGAGCTAGAAGTCAGCTAGAAGCAAGAGCGCAGCCGATGGATGAAGGTCTTTCTGGTGGTCGATGCTCAAGTAATGTAGCTACTAGTGCTGATTTGGTAGGTAGCCAAGGTTGGTATAAAGTTGGTGGTAAGTTGAAAAGAAGTATTTTTGTCTACACCACCAACGTACCTATTACAGATATTACAGGGCTAGATAATACCCAATATGAAACTTTTACAGGAAATAAAGGCTTTGTATCTTTAGAGTATCAACAAGATCGGGAACGGATTCCACTGACTAATAATGCGGTCATTTATGAAAACGATCTGGAAATTTCACCTGGAGGTGGGATTAGGATCAATGGACGTGTTTTTACTAATGGTAATTTGCTAACTAGAAATACAGTTAACTTTTATCAAGTTAGCAGTCCCTATTCTTGCTATTACACTGAGGAAAACAGCAAAATTCTTGTTGCTGGCAATGTGGTTAATACCCGAATCAGTGAAACTACGAATACATCTAATTCTACTAGCGTAGTAGTAGATTTCTATAAAGATGCTAGACCTTACTCTCCCACAACTGCCACAACTGGTAGTGACCCCAACACAGCTGCTAACATCAACAACACTAATAAGACGGTACCGAGTAGTGTTTATGGAAACCAAGCAGGTTTTAATGATGCAGCCCATACTCAACGAATTAACCGCTTAGTAGAGGCTGCTAATAGTATAGCTACGACATCGCTGCCTACAGAAGTTCAAGATGGAATCACCTCTGCTCAACAAGCTGATCCTACACTCTCAAGCAGTGATGCTAAAACACAGCAGCTAACGATTTACTTCAAGAAGCGAACACGGCGTGTTCCCTACACAGAAGTAGGTGTTGGTGTCAATGCACTAGTTAGAATTGGAACTGGAGCTTATGACTACACATCAACTAGTGCGCTTAGTCCGCTTGAAGGAAGTGGTGATTCTCTAAGACCTATAGATAGATGGGTTTTCCCCTTTGATCCCAGCAATGGAACAACTGAGACTGGTGGTTATGCAGGGATAGGAGTTTATGAGCAAAGTACCGCTAATAAGATTAATCTACCAGCCACAGATCCAGCAGTTTTGAGAAGCTTGACTACGCGACAAGAACAAAGAATTGGCGATCGCATTTTAGTAGGCAACAACCTACCACAATATTGGTACGACAGTAGCAGTAGCAAATTTGTCAGTTCAGAAAAAGGACAAAATATTTCTACTAAGCAATGGGATAACAATACTACTACTCGTCAGCGATTCACCCAAGCTAACTTATTAGATGATTTGGGCGTTACAGAACGGGATGGCTTCTGGGAAAAGGCGGCTGCTCAAAAACCAACAGGACCTCTGGATGTAGTCGGGGGTTTGCGTGTCGTCACGGGTGCGGGAATTTATTTACCTGATAATCGTACTCCCGCCAGCACTGAAGCAGAATTTGATGCTGATCTTCTGGTTACAGATAAAGTCTGGCCTGATAGTATGCCAATGGGCGTTACTAGCACTAGCAATGGCTTGCCTAAAGCTGAAACACCCTATCTAAAAATGCGAGCTACGGCAGTTTATCACTATCAAGATTCATCTTACGATCCCAAGAATCCAAGTAGTTATCAAGCTCCCATAGCCTGTGTTGCCACTTACTACGACCCCACCAACAGCACCACAGCCAAAAATAAGGAAGGGTTGCCAGATTTTCCACAATTTCCCGCGTCTGGTAGAGATTTAACAGGGTTGTCCAACATTCCTACAGGTAGTGGCGGTAATTCTCACAATGGTGTTGTATACTCAGCTTCTTCATTAGCAACAACTGATTACACAGCAGTGTTGGACTACCAAGCAGAGTTGAAATATCCTAACGGACGTTGGGTAAATAAGCCACTTAAGGATGCTTTAGCTAATACTGGAAACCTTAGCCTTTCCCAAAAATCGGCTATTGATTCTGCAATGTGTGCCTTAAAAATTTTGGATGGTACTATTGGTAGCCCTGTTGATACCAACATTCCGCATGGTGCCATCATAGAAACCTCACTTCTTGATGCCAGACAGATAAAGGCAATTGATAAGCCGTACTCTTCAAGTGCTACAAAGTACGATTTGGATATAGAGTTACGCCAACCTTTAGAAATTCGTACTACTACCTTAAATTTGGATTTATTGCGAAGAAAATCTAAGACTGGTGGAGAGTTTTTATTCCCCAATAGTGGGATTATTTATGCTACCCGTGATGATGCTCTACCAGATGCCAGCAGTGTTAGTAACCCCAACTCTGCTACCAGTGCAGATATAGATTTAAGTTCCAAAGACTTTAAGCTAGATCCTACTCGCCGACCTAATGGCATTATGTTGATTAATGGTAGTAACTTAAGTCGTGCTTCAACCTATAAAGCAGAGGAAAAAGGCTTAATCTTAGCTACCAATCTGCCTGTATATATGAGAGGTAACTTCAATCAACATACTCAGCAAGAATTCCTGGAAAATCTAACCAGCAATTGGAGTAACTTTTACACCCGTGGTAGTACCACTGCTAGTGGACTCAATCCCAACTTTGCTTGCCGTAACGGTCAGTTTTCCACTTGTACCACTGGTGAATCATGGCGACCCGCAACAGTGCTTGCTGATTCTATTACCGTGCTGTCTGGTAATTTCCAATTAGGGTGGCGTAATGATGGTGACTATGACCTGAATGATAATTACGGTAATTATCCTGTAGGTTTTGACTTCAATGGCGATGGCAATATTGATCCAGGGACAGCAGTAACGCTGGATGAAACAGCGATTCAATTTGATGTCAATCTCAATCAGACGAGTGATACAGGAGTTACCCAATTAAATGAAACAGTCCTGAAAGCTGATATTAATGGTGATGGTGATATGGCTGACACTGCTGTCAGTATTAATGAAAGCAACATCACCGCAACAGTAGCAGCAAGGTTAAGCGGTTTTTGGGATAACAACTTTGTCACCAGTCGTAACTTTACAGATAGTACCTACGCCTCAACATCTAGCACTCCAGGAAGCCTCTCATCTAGTTCTTATTCTTCTTACTTCAACAACTTTGTTACACCAGTTCAACGTCGTGTGACATTTTCTGAGTACGTCATGGAAATCTGCCCGAAACGAACAATCACAGCTTGTGAACCTGATGATTGGGTGGTTGGTTATGACGGTGACAAAACAATCAAGGCAAATCAATTAGTTGGTATTGCGTCATTTGATAAAACCAAACTCTGGGCAGGTACTACACAAAGGCCTGCGACAGATTCTAGTGATCCGTTGATCCAACTTTACCCAAGACGAGTTGCATTTTTGAGATACAGTAGTGCGAATCTTCCCGTTGCAAATGTTGTCAGAAAAGATGGTACTGCTCTAACAAATGTTCCATCTAGTCCCATAGATAACAAATTAGTATTAGATAACGACAAAACACCAGTACCTCTGGGTATAGTTAGTGGATCTGTCAAGTATCTGCCTTTCACTAATACCCTCACAATTAACAGCGTTGATTATACTAAATTTGATTCCTCAACTAACAAGCCCGACACGCCAGGTAACACTCTTTGGTTTAGAACCGACAAGACAGGCGTATCTGGTGTTAGTAACTATGCGGCTAACTATCCACTGTTCATTTTAAATCGCACTAGCCTAACTGGAAGTAGAGCTACAGCACAACCTCTTCTAGTACCAGTATTACAAATTCAGTTTCCGTTTAAAACGCCAGAAGACACAGCTACTCTCACTGAAAATCAGAACGGTGATAGAGTCATTAGTAATGGTGACTGGTTTCAACGCGCTACAGCTACCGAAACAAATGTTGTATTCGCTCAAGGAGATACTCCCAGTCGCCCACCAACTCCAGGAGCAACATCAGGTACTTTTTCTGATACTGGTGAACTTGGCGGTGGTTTGGAAAACTTTATCCGTTTCTTAGAAAATTGGTCAGGGAGAGATTTAACAGCGCGTGGCTCGTTTATTCAGTTTAAACGGAGTTCCTATGCCACAGCACCTTGGCAAAATTTAATTGCTAACTTTAATACTGACAATCTGGGCTACAGCACTTCAGGAACAATTTTTGGCTACCCACAAGGTTATCGAGTCAATTCAAATAACGTTAGTGGGCAAAACCGAGGTCGTTCACCCTTTTACATCACACCTAACCGGGCTTGGGGTTATGATGTCGCCTTGTTGACTCAGTTACCTGACTTATTCTCTCAACGCTTTACAGCACCAGCAACCAATGCTCCCAATGAGTTCTATAGGGAAGTGCCACGAGATGACAATTGGGTGAAAACTTTGTTATGCGCTGCTCAAGTTAGCACTACTGGCGGTTATGACAACGCAGCTAGCCAATATAATGTTGCAGCTGTTCCGGCTAATACTACCACTGGTACCCCTGCTATTCCAGCAATTAACTATAAATATGCTATTAGCTCAGATCAACGTCCTAGTTGCCCATGA
- a CDS encoding glycosyltransferase, whose translation MSLVSVIIPVFNGEKTIRKTLDSILSQTLKDLEIIVINDGSSDSTEEIVKNISDERLQIFSYPNAGLPASRNRGVSHANSEFISFIDADDIWTQNKLESQLKSILASESAAVSYSWTDYIDENGKIVKSGRRVTNVGDVYSKLLISNFLENGSNPLIRRSALATVGGFDESLTAAEDWDMWLRLAAHYDFVIVPEVQILYRISLNSMSTNLKRQESASLIVIERAFSEPKALALQHLKKRSLAYLYRYLTFKALEANPAQQNSYLALKFLWKCIIHDPSFIKQIKLLSIALVKIYFSHIYYYLIQFKNKI comes from the coding sequence ATGTCATTAGTATCTGTAATCATACCTGTGTTCAATGGTGAAAAGACAATCAGAAAAACTTTAGATTCAATTTTATCACAAACCCTGAAAGATTTGGAAATAATAGTCATTAACGATGGCTCAAGTGATTCCACAGAGGAAATTGTCAAAAATATCTCTGATGAACGTTTACAAATATTTTCTTATCCAAACGCAGGATTGCCTGCTAGTCGAAATCGTGGTGTATCACACGCCAATAGTGAGTTTATCTCTTTTATAGATGCTGATGACATTTGGACACAAAATAAACTAGAAAGTCAACTAAAAAGTATACTTGCTTCTGAGAGTGCTGCTGTATCATATAGTTGGACAGATTATATTGATGAAAACGGTAAAATAGTAAAATCAGGTAGACGAGTTACAAATGTTGGTGATGTTTATAGTAAATTACTGATATCTAATTTTTTAGAAAACGGTTCCAATCCTTTAATTCGTCGATCAGCTTTAGCAACTGTTGGTGGTTTTGATGAATCACTTACTGCGGCTGAAGATTGGGATATGTGGTTGCGGTTAGCTGCTCATTACGATTTTGTAATTGTTCCAGAAGTTCAGATATTATATCGAATATCATTGAACTCTATGTCTACAAATCTTAAAAGGCAAGAATCAGCGTCATTAATTGTGATTGAGCGTGCTTTTTCTGAACCAAAAGCTTTAGCATTGCAACATTTAAAAAAACGTAGTCTTGCTTATTTGTATCGATATTTAACTTTTAAAGCCTTGGAAGCAAATCCAGCACAACAGAATAGTTATTTAGCACTTAAATTTCTCTGGAAATGTATCATTCATGATCCATCTTTTATCAAACAAATAAAACTTTTATCAATAGCACTAGTCAAGATTTATTTTTCTCACATTTATTACTATTTAATCCAATTTAAAAATAAAATATAA
- the hpsB gene encoding hormogonium polysaccharide secretion pseudopilin HpsB, whose translation MIHHTPQPASLSTESGFTIIESLVALLVAAILLAAVSPVIVISVATRVQAKRIERASDAARSYIDGVRSGTIAAPDSPITDGTALADYPAPTVGILTCTANSYCSVPATNLYCVSVDGANCTTSSTNNYVIQAIRYNQATETTGGSTTNITDSTKGYQLGIRVYRSDGFSSAGGVLKKAPNKQTTFTGGIGDRKTPLIEITTEITKGTTFSDLCTRLKNTSNTASTCS comes from the coding sequence ATGATTCATCACACACCGCAACCAGCATCTTTATCTACAGAATCAGGATTCACCATCATTGAGTCATTGGTAGCTCTTTTAGTTGCCGCTATTTTACTAGCAGCAGTTTCACCTGTGATTGTCATCTCAGTGGCGACACGAGTACAAGCAAAACGAATTGAGAGAGCTAGTGATGCTGCTAGAAGCTACATTGATGGGGTTCGTTCTGGAACAATTGCTGCTCCTGATTCCCCCATTACAGACGGCACAGCCTTAGCAGATTACCCTGCACCTACAGTGGGAATTCTAACCTGCACAGCCAATAGTTACTGTTCTGTACCTGCAACTAATTTGTACTGTGTCTCTGTTGATGGAGCTAACTGTACCACCTCTAGTACCAACAACTATGTGATTCAAGCAATTCGCTATAACCAAGCCACCGAGACTACCGGGGGAAGCACAACCAATATTACTGACTCCACAAAAGGCTATCAGTTAGGCATACGTGTTTACAGATCAGATGGGTTTTCTAGTGCTGGTGGCGTTTTGAAAAAAGCACCGAATAAACAAACAACCTTTACCGGTGGAATAGGCGATCGTAAAACACCCTTAATAGAAATTACTACAGAAATCACAAAAGGAACAACATTCAGTGATTTGTGTACCCGGCTCAAAAATACTAGCAATACAGCTTCTACTTGTAGCTAG
- the rpmB gene encoding 50S ribosomal protein L28: MSRRCELTGKKANNAFAISHSHRRTKRLQQVNLQSKRVWWPGGNRWVKLKLSTKAIKTLEKRGIEAMAKEAGLNLNHY; the protein is encoded by the coding sequence ATGTCTCGCCGTTGTGAACTCACTGGTAAAAAAGCAAATAACGCCTTTGCAATTTCTCACTCTCATCGTCGTACCAAGCGCCTTCAGCAAGTCAATCTCCAAAGCAAGCGTGTTTGGTGGCCAGGTGGAAACCGTTGGGTAAAGCTGAAACTGTCTACCAAAGCCATCAAAACCCTAGAGAAGAGAGGGATAGAAGCAATGGCGAAAGAAGCTGGTCTTAATCTAAATCATTACTAA
- the hpsC gene encoding hormogonium polysaccharide secretion pseudopilin HpsC, translating into MKLLTWLLSHQLKISKVKQKTGGFTLIELLVGLLLAFLVITPLMGFMISIMENDRKEQAKTNTEQEIKAALDYISRDLQQAVYIYDSEGIAEIRDQLPKSDNKTQFFPVLVFWKRQYISGGLAVKSGATTVGNDDTFVYSLVAYYIINDGDSTWSKAARIGRFQISNGYGSTETEINNTRDAGFKLFSLQDEGDLKTKMNKWVKNSSEAYTQDILPLVDYIDQTTTDTTTNPAPTCSTGDMIPKYSGSGDSVATGNVKTRGFYVCVDSDKTVAEVHLRGNALARIQSNNINFDKDNTSLKMYFPDLTSRVRGIGFLFTQ; encoded by the coding sequence ATGAAACTGTTAACTTGGCTTTTAAGTCATCAGCTAAAAATCTCTAAGGTAAAGCAAAAAACAGGTGGATTTACTTTAATTGAATTATTGGTAGGTCTACTTTTAGCTTTTCTTGTAATCACACCTTTAATGGGATTTATGATCAGTATTATGGAAAATGATCGCAAGGAACAAGCTAAGACAAATACAGAGCAAGAAATCAAAGCAGCACTGGACTATATCTCCAGGGATTTGCAGCAGGCAGTATACATATATGATTCTGAAGGTATAGCTGAGATTAGAGATCAATTACCCAAATCAGATAATAAAACACAGTTTTTTCCCGTTTTAGTATTTTGGAAACGACAGTATATTTCAGGTGGACTAGCTGTGAAAAGTGGAGCTACTACCGTCGGCAATGATGATACTTTCGTCTATTCTTTAGTAGCTTATTATATAATTAATGATGGGGACTCTACTTGGTCTAAAGCAGCTAGGATTGGTAGATTTCAAATTAGTAATGGTTATGGCAGCACTGAAACTGAGATCAACAATACTAGGGATGCAGGATTTAAATTATTTAGTTTGCAAGATGAAGGCGACTTAAAAACAAAAATGAATAAATGGGTCAAGAATAGTAGTGAAGCATATACACAAGATATTTTACCCCTTGTTGATTATATTGATCAAACTACAACAGATACTACTACTAATCCCGCACCCACCTGCTCTACTGGGGATATGATTCCAAAATATTCTGGAAGTGGAGATAGTGTTGCTACAGGTAATGTGAAAACCCGTGGTTTCTATGTCTGTGTAGACTCAGATAAAACTGTAGCAGAAGTTCATTTACGTGGTAATGCCTTAGCCCGAATTCAAAGTAATAACATAAATTTTGATAAAGATAATACAAGCTTAAAAATGTATTTTCCTGACTTAACATCACGAGTAAGAGGGATTGGTTTCTTGTTTACTCAGTAA